The proteins below are encoded in one region of Oligoflexus sp.:
- a CDS encoding ribose-phosphate pyrophosphokinase: MDNDMIVFSGNANRELANKIVEHLDIELGHARVDRFSDGETRVEIQDNVRGRDVFIVQPGCAPANEHIIESLIMIDACRRASAKRITMVCPYFGYARQERKSAPRTPITAKLIADLYTASGIDRMLVMELHTSAIQGFFNIPVDHLFAKPIFGPYFEGREDLLVVSPDAGGTERARAMAKYYNVGLAIVDKRRDRPNESDVMNVIGDVRDKNCLLVDDICDTGGSLCKAAEALMDKGAKSVSAAITHGVLSGPAIERISNSVLKELVVTDTIPLSAAARECPKITQLSVAELLAKAIRRIHTAGSISSLFV, translated from the coding sequence ATGGATAATGACATGATCGTGTTCTCGGGTAATGCTAACAGGGAATTGGCTAACAAGATTGTGGAGCATCTGGATATCGAACTCGGCCACGCCCGCGTCGATCGCTTTTCCGATGGTGAAACCCGCGTCGAGATTCAGGACAACGTCCGGGGTCGCGATGTTTTCATCGTCCAGCCAGGCTGCGCTCCCGCCAACGAACATATCATCGAATCTCTTATTATGATTGATGCCTGCCGCCGAGCTTCGGCCAAGCGCATCACCATGGTCTGCCCTTATTTTGGATACGCCCGTCAGGAGCGCAAGAGCGCGCCGCGGACTCCCATTACCGCCAAGCTGATTGCTGACCTTTATACAGCCTCCGGTATCGACCGCATGCTGGTGATGGAACTCCACACTTCGGCGATCCAGGGTTTTTTCAATATTCCCGTTGATCATCTCTTTGCCAAACCGATCTTTGGGCCTTACTTCGAGGGCCGCGAAGATCTGCTCGTCGTATCCCCCGATGCCGGTGGTACCGAGCGTGCGCGCGCCATGGCGAAATATTACAATGTCGGTCTTGCCATCGTCGATAAACGCCGTGACCGTCCCAATGAAAGTGACGTCATGAATGTCATCGGGGACGTGCGCGATAAAAACTGCCTGCTCGTCGATGATATCTGCGATACCGGCGGGTCCCTCTGCAAAGCTGCTGAAGCTCTGATGGACAAGGGTGCCAAATCAGTCAGTGCCGCCATTACGCACGGCGTTCTGAGTGGTCCGGCCATCGAGCGTATTTCGAACTCGGTTTTGAAAGAACTTGTTGTGACGGACACCATTCCTTTGAGTGCCGCAGCACGCGAATGTCCCAAGATTACGCAGCTGAGCGTCGCGGAACTTCTGGCCAAGGCGATTCGTCGCATTCACACGGCCGGCTCGATCAGCAGTCTCTTCGTTTAA
- a CDS encoding helix-turn-helix domain-containing protein — protein MENPIDQLPPDPEPTPSASDRSLPSETTKRLSALSRRGIHIDDADLITRLDQYSIEDVVELKISRFFDQIGTFYPDDVYDLIMSKVEKPLLVQILRRVGGNQVQAAKILGINRNTLRKKIKQYGL, from the coding sequence ATGGAAAATCCTATTGACCAGCTGCCCCCGGATCCTGAACCTACGCCATCCGCGTCCGATCGAAGCCTTCCTTCGGAGACGACGAAACGCTTATCTGCGTTGTCTCGCCGAGGAATACACATCGATGATGCAGATCTCATCACCAGACTTGATCAATATTCGATCGAGGATGTTGTTGAACTGAAAATCTCTCGATTCTTCGATCAAATTGGAACGTTCTACCCAGATGATGTCTATGATTTGATCATGTCCAAAGTGGAAAAGCCCCTGCTTGTCCAGATTCTCCGCCGCGTGGGTGGAAATCAGGTGCAAGCTGCCAAGATTCTGGGCATCAATCGCAACACACTGCGAAAGAAGATCAAGCAATACGGTCTTTGA
- the rpsF gene encoding 30S ribosomal protein S6, whose translation MSLREYEFTLVAKADLPDAEKQKVFAGYEEILKRGGGELIQRNDWGAKRLAYPIRKHFRGHYVFYDAASTPENIAECERLLRIDENVLRFMVVKIDDEVDIAARKVELAKAAAAAQRQPEEK comes from the coding sequence GTGTCACTACGCGAGTATGAATTTACCTTGGTTGCCAAGGCTGATCTTCCAGACGCTGAAAAACAAAAAGTTTTCGCGGGTTATGAAGAAATCCTGAAGCGCGGCGGCGGCGAGCTGATCCAGCGCAACGATTGGGGCGCCAAGCGTTTGGCTTATCCCATCCGTAAACATTTCCGCGGCCATTATGTGTTTTATGATGCCGCCAGTACTCCTGAAAACATAGCTGAGTGCGAACGCCTTCTGCGCATCGACGAAAACGTTCTGCGCTTTATGGTCGTTAAGATCGACGACGAAGTGGACATCGCCGCTCGTAAAGTCGAACTCGCCAAGGCTGCTGCGGCTGCCCAAAGACAGCCTGAGGAGAAGTAA
- a CDS encoding nucleotide exchange factor GrpE, protein MQTENNKNESNHIKDQDEGAAQAGATANGSDEGAELQDEKIRHLEDEVQEHKDRYLRTLAEMDNMRRRHERDRQDLLKFASEKLLMDLLPVLDSFQKAVTAGDAVTAAGSTSASGSTSASGSTSAAGTATTGGAQEAGNAIVEGIRMVHKQLTHVLEANGLKAVDAVAKPFDPNFHQAIQRIEGDVDEETVKDEYQRGYTLNGRLIRPSMVSVLVPKPD, encoded by the coding sequence ATGCAAACTGAAAATAATAAAAACGAATCCAACCACATCAAAGATCAGGACGAAGGCGCTGCTCAAGCAGGCGCCACTGCAAACGGTTCTGATGAGGGAGCGGAATTGCAGGACGAAAAGATCCGTCACCTCGAAGATGAGGTTCAGGAGCACAAGGACCGTTATCTGCGGACTCTGGCAGAAATGGACAATATGCGTCGCCGCCACGAGCGCGACCGGCAGGACCTTCTGAAATTCGCATCTGAGAAACTTCTGATGGATCTTTTGCCAGTCCTCGACAGCTTTCAGAAAGCTGTGACGGCGGGTGATGCTGTGACGGCGGCTGGCTCTACCTCCGCGTCTGGCTCTACCTCCGCGTCTGGCTCTACGTCCGCGGCTGGCACTGCGACCACGGGTGGTGCTCAGGAAGCAGGCAATGCGATTGTCGAAGGCATCCGTATGGTCCATAAGCAGCTGACGCATGTGCTCGAGGCTAACGGCCTGAAAGCTGTGGATGCTGTCGCCAAGCCGTTTGACCCGAACTTTCATCAGGCGATTCAAAGAATCGAAGGTGATGTTGACGAGGAAACCGTCAAAGACGAATACCAACGTGGTTATACGCTGAACGGACGACTGATTCGTCCATCGATGGTCAGTGTCCTGGTTCCTAAACCAGACTGA
- the rplI gene encoding 50S ribosomal protein L9, with protein MRLILSQNVENLGRIGDLVKVKNGYARNFLIPRGLAVVANEGNQASLNHQIRLLEKKKALILGEAKKQAGLIEKISVTVTKQVGEDEKIFGSVTTAELEELLAAEGVKVSKKDIKLTEEIKKVGVYSAEVRVHPEVVAKFKVWVVAPQ; from the coding sequence ATGAGACTCATTCTGAGCCAAAACGTCGAAAACCTCGGCCGTATCGGTGATCTCGTTAAAGTGAAGAACGGCTATGCCCGTAACTTCCTGATTCCTCGTGGATTGGCTGTGGTCGCTAACGAAGGCAACCAGGCTTCGCTGAACCACCAGATACGTCTTCTGGAAAAGAAGAAAGCGTTGATCCTCGGTGAAGCGAAAAAGCAAGCCGGCTTGATCGAAAAAATTTCCGTCACTGTCACCAAACAAGTTGGTGAAGATGAGAAAATTTTCGGTTCTGTCACCACTGCTGAGCTGGAAGAGCTGCTGGCGGCTGAAGGCGTAAAAGTCAGCAAAAAAGATATCAAGCTGACCGAAGAAATTAAAAAAGTCGGTGTTTACTCCGCAGAAGTTCGCGTGCATCCTGAAGTGGTCGCGAAATTCAAAGTTTGGGTTGTTGCTCCGCAATAA
- the def gene encoding peptide deformylase: MTTLKVVEWPAKVLETKSTDVTEFNAEFQQFVQDMHETMDHAGGIGLAANQVGVAKRVLTIFIPWSGSRYSDQEEKKETWHDVRYTFVNPVITKREGKIKWQEGCLSFPEIYEFVDRAAEVWVKAQNEKGETFEVHATGLFAVCLQHEIDHIDGIVFINRMSRLKSSLVKKKVAKRHRLLADGADDVEQ, encoded by the coding sequence ATGACCACTTTAAAGGTAGTCGAGTGGCCAGCCAAAGTGCTGGAGACAAAGTCCACCGATGTCACAGAGTTCAACGCCGAGTTTCAACAGTTCGTGCAGGATATGCATGAAACCATGGACCATGCCGGCGGCATCGGCCTGGCTGCCAATCAGGTGGGCGTTGCGAAGCGGGTTTTGACCATCTTCATCCCCTGGTCGGGCAGTCGCTACAGCGATCAGGAAGAGAAGAAGGAAACCTGGCACGATGTGCGCTATACCTTCGTCAATCCCGTGATCACCAAGCGCGAAGGCAAAATCAAATGGCAGGAAGGCTGTCTCAGCTTCCCTGAGATCTATGAATTCGTCGATCGCGCCGCCGAAGTTTGGGTCAAAGCCCAAAACGAAAAGGGTGAGACCTTCGAAGTGCATGCCACGGGCCTTTTCGCGGTCTGTCTGCAGCACGAGATCGATCATATAGATGGTATCGTGTTTATCAACCGCATGAGCCGACTCAAGAGTTCGCTCGTGAAGAAAAAAGTCGCGAAGCGTCATCGCCTGCTCGCGGATGGAGCCGATGATGTCGAACAATAA
- the pth gene encoding aminoacyl-tRNA hydrolase, translating to MKLIVGLGNPGDKYQKTRHNAGFLILDQILSRAGGSWQGRKFDADFARAPVCGTDSLLLKPQTFMNLSGRSVTQAMRFYKIAIEDVIVMHDDIDVPFGKVKARTGGGHGGHNGIRSIMAESGAENFARVKLGVGRPVGVGDVSNWVLGNFTLDELIQVETQMVDETLIRLQGLIRNPG from the coding sequence TTGAAGCTCATCGTAGGGCTGGGCAATCCAGGCGACAAGTACCAGAAGACCCGGCACAATGCTGGGTTTTTGATCCTTGATCAAATTCTGTCCCGTGCTGGTGGAAGCTGGCAGGGGCGAAAGTTTGATGCCGATTTTGCGCGCGCGCCGGTCTGCGGAACGGACAGTCTGCTGCTCAAGCCGCAGACGTTCATGAATCTCAGCGGCCGTTCAGTAACCCAGGCTATGCGCTTTTATAAGATCGCCATCGAGGATGTGATCGTGATGCACGATGACATCGACGTTCCTTTCGGCAAGGTGAAAGCCCGAACCGGCGGAGGTCATGGCGGACATAATGGAATTCGTAGCATCATGGCGGAAAGCGGTGCGGAAAACTTCGCCCGTGTGAAGCTCGGCGTGGGCCGACCTGTCGGCGTCGGTGATGTTTCGAATTGGGTGCTCGGCAATTTCACATTGGATGAACTCATTCAGGTCGAGACGCAGATGGTGGACGAAACATTGATTCGTCTGCAGGGTCTGATCCGGAATCCTGGTTGA
- the lon gene encoding endopeptidase La, giving the protein MSETNQGKLAVVNSEMPLLPLKDIVVFPNMIVPVFINEDLCVNAVESALAKQRKIFLSAFKVMGHEGEGLEAHLEPPFDVYDIGTVCSIMRTRKLPDGRMKVLVQGLHKAMVTELVQTDPYPKVIVQNVQEPRIANTTSEVEALIRAVRESLEKVVTLGKILSPDILMILEDVNEPGRLADLVASNLGLKVNEAQTILAVAHPLDRLKRVYNCLSREIEVYQMQVRIQSNAKDEIGRMQREHYLREQMRVIKSELGDSDGKDEIDQYWQRMEELPLNKEAKEEITRQLKRLERMHQDTSEAALTRTHIETILALPWGKKSPDMLDLHKSKIILDADHFGLDQVKDRIIEYLAVKKLNPDAKSPIICFVGPPGVGKTSLGKSIAKSLGREFARIALGGVRDEADIRGHRKTYVGAFPGRIITAMKNGGSSNPVLMLDEIDKMASDHRGDPSSALLEVLDPEQNRSFVDHYLGIPFDLSDVMFIANANNLDTIPAPLRDRLEVIEVSGYSEEEKLAIANQYLIPKQLKESGLDQANVQFTKNGVTTIINGYTRESGLRGLEKKIASVCRKIARQYAESDDNEALKREGIRLTPTLVQKHLGAQRFDDNFYHKEPHVGVSLGLAYTQYGGEVMAIESSLICTGKHALVLTGQLGDVMKESAYAALSFIRSRMNEYGIEPDMIEKNELHIHVPAGAVPKDGPSAGIAMATAIISALLKTPPKQQVAMTGEITIHGKVLPIGGLKEKMLAATREGMTEVIIPEKNKAVFQELPQSIRRNLKAHFVKEYNEVFQIMFADVCVTDAKVEKLSTRRESKSLAS; this is encoded by the coding sequence ATGTCGGAGACGAATCAAGGTAAGCTTGCAGTTGTCAACAGTGAGATGCCACTGCTGCCTCTGAAGGATATCGTGGTATTTCCCAACATGATTGTCCCGGTCTTCATTAATGAGGACCTGTGCGTCAATGCAGTGGAAAGTGCCTTAGCCAAACAGAGGAAGATCTTCCTTTCCGCTTTCAAAGTCATGGGACATGAAGGCGAAGGACTGGAAGCCCACCTGGAACCGCCATTCGATGTCTATGATATCGGCACCGTCTGTTCCATCATGCGGACCCGGAAACTTCCGGACGGTCGTATGAAGGTTCTGGTGCAGGGTCTTCATAAGGCGATGGTGACCGAGCTCGTTCAGACCGATCCTTATCCGAAAGTGATCGTGCAGAACGTCCAGGAACCCCGGATAGCCAATACCACAAGCGAAGTCGAAGCCCTTATCCGCGCAGTTCGCGAAAGCCTCGAAAAAGTTGTGACCCTCGGTAAGATCCTCTCCCCTGATATCCTCATGATCCTCGAAGATGTGAACGAGCCTGGCCGCCTTGCCGACCTCGTCGCCTCGAACCTTGGTCTGAAAGTCAACGAAGCCCAAACCATCCTCGCTGTCGCGCATCCTTTGGATCGCCTGAAGCGTGTTTACAACTGCCTGTCCCGCGAAATCGAAGTGTATCAGATGCAGGTCCGCATCCAGTCCAACGCCAAGGACGAGATCGGCCGCATGCAGCGCGAGCACTACCTGCGCGAGCAGATGCGCGTGATCAAATCCGAGCTCGGTGATTCCGATGGCAAGGATGAAATCGATCAGTACTGGCAGCGCATGGAAGAGCTTCCCCTGAACAAGGAAGCCAAAGAGGAAATCACCCGTCAGCTGAAGCGTCTGGAGCGCATGCACCAGGACACCAGCGAAGCGGCCCTGACCCGCACGCATATCGAAACCATCCTGGCCTTGCCATGGGGCAAGAAGTCACCGGATATGCTCGACCTTCACAAGTCGAAGATCATCCTGGATGCCGACCACTTCGGCCTTGATCAGGTCAAAGACCGCATCATCGAATATTTAGCCGTGAAAAAGCTGAATCCGGATGCCAAGAGCCCCATCATCTGTTTCGTCGGCCCCCCGGGTGTCGGTAAAACGAGTTTGGGAAAATCCATCGCCAAATCCCTCGGTCGTGAGTTCGCCCGTATCGCCCTTGGCGGCGTGCGTGACGAGGCTGACATCCGCGGTCACCGCAAAACCTATGTCGGTGCGTTCCCCGGCCGTATCATCACCGCGATGAAAAACGGCGGCAGCAGCAACCCCGTTCTGATGCTTGACGAGATTGATAAGATGGCCTCCGATCACCGCGGCGATCCTTCGTCCGCCCTGCTCGAAGTCCTCGATCCTGAGCAGAACAGAAGCTTCGTCGATCATTACCTTGGTATTCCCTTCGATCTGTCGGATGTGATGTTCATTGCGAACGCCAACAACCTCGACACGATCCCTGCGCCTCTGCGCGACCGTTTGGAAGTGATCGAAGTCTCGGGCTACTCGGAAGAAGAGAAACTGGCGATTGCCAACCAGTATCTGATTCCCAAGCAGCTGAAGGAATCCGGTCTGGACCAGGCGAACGTGCAGTTCACCAAGAACGGCGTGACGACGATCATCAACGGCTACACCCGCGAAAGCGGTCTGCGCGGCCTGGAAAAGAAAATCGCCTCGGTTTGCCGCAAGATTGCTCGTCAGTATGCGGAATCCGATGATAACGAAGCCCTGAAGCGTGAAGGCATCCGCCTGACGCCGACCCTGGTGCAGAAGCATCTCGGCGCCCAGCGCTTCGATGACAACTTCTATCACAAAGAACCCCATGTCGGTGTCTCCCTGGGCCTCGCCTACACCCAGTACGGCGGCGAAGTCATGGCGATCGAATCGAGTCTGATCTGCACCGGCAAGCATGCGCTTGTGTTAACAGGCCAGCTCGGTGATGTGATGAAGGAATCGGCCTACGCGGCTCTGAGCTTCATCCGCTCCCGAATGAACGAGTACGGTATCGAGCCCGATATGATCGAGAAGAACGAGCTGCACATCCACGTGCCTGCGGGCGCGGTTCCCAAAGACGGCCCCTCGGCCGGGATTGCAATGGCGACGGCGATTATCTCGGCTCTTTTAAAGACCCCACCCAAGCAGCAGGTGGCGATGACCGGCGAAATCACGATTCACGGCAAAGTGCTGCCCATCGGCGGCCTCAAGGAAAAGATGCTGGCGGCCACCCGCGAGGGAATGACCGAGGTTATCATTCCCGAGAAGAACAAGGCGGTTTTCCAGGAATTGCCACAATCTATCCGGCGCAACTTGAAGGCGCACTTCGTGAAGGAATATAATGAAGTATTCCAAATCATGTTCGCTGATGTCTGCGTCACTGACGCCAAGGTCGAAAAGCTGAGTACCCGGCGGGAAAGCAAGTCTCTGGCCAGCTAA
- the dnaB gene encoding replicative DNA helicase: MASGQSLPHSIDAEKAVLGAILSDADSLTLIEGMLEAKHFFIDSHQKIYEAILQLSAAGESADIVTVAEKLRHNQVRDLGPAYLIDLTENCPVAQNLEHYARIVRNMYYRRGVIKVCQEVVERAENYEGNIEAFIESVEKQFLQISSEYDRKGIVPADIVLESTIDEIQRKLELEGVVTGVTTGFNDLDTLTGGMQPSDLVILAARPAMGKTAFVLNLATNAALSGKKVAIFTLEMSKEQLMARVLSAVARVDSSRLRKGDLSDEEQDRLMEGARRIYEHKTHMGIDETPGISLMELRSRCRRYHKENGLDMIVIDYLQLMTMGADRPDSREREISEISMGLKNLAKELKVPVVALAQLNRGPDQRPDKRPKLSDLRESGSMEQDADMIMFIYRDEYYNPASELTGIAEILIAKNRHGATKTIKLAYQPNYVSFQNLFQEGSMTDYEG, from the coding sequence ATGGCGTCAGGACAATCTCTGCCTCATTCCATCGATGCAGAAAAAGCTGTACTCGGCGCGATTTTGAGCGATGCCGATAGCTTGACCCTTATCGAGGGTATGCTCGAGGCGAAGCATTTTTTCATCGATTCGCACCAGAAAATCTACGAAGCCATCTTGCAGCTATCCGCAGCAGGTGAGTCCGCAGATATTGTGACCGTTGCGGAAAAACTGCGTCATAACCAGGTTCGGGATTTGGGGCCTGCGTATCTCATTGATCTGACCGAAAATTGCCCTGTTGCGCAAAACCTTGAGCATTATGCGCGCATCGTGCGCAACATGTACTATCGTCGTGGCGTGATCAAAGTCTGTCAGGAAGTGGTGGAGCGCGCCGAGAATTACGAAGGCAACATCGAAGCTTTCATTGAAAGCGTCGAAAAGCAGTTCCTGCAGATTTCATCGGAATATGACCGCAAGGGCATCGTTCCCGCCGATATCGTCCTGGAATCGACGATTGACGAGATCCAAAGGAAACTGGAGCTCGAAGGTGTTGTGACCGGTGTAACGACCGGATTCAACGATCTGGACACGCTCACCGGCGGAATGCAGCCGAGTGACCTCGTGATCCTCGCCGCGCGCCCAGCAATGGGAAAAACGGCCTTCGTGTTGAATCTTGCAACGAACGCGGCCTTGTCGGGCAAAAAAGTGGCTATCTTCACTCTTGAGATGAGTAAAGAGCAGCTGATGGCTCGTGTGCTTTCCGCAGTGGCACGCGTGGACTCGTCGCGTCTTCGTAAAGGTGATCTGAGCGATGAAGAGCAGGATCGCCTCATGGAAGGCGCCCGCCGCATTTATGAGCACAAGACCCACATGGGCATTGATGAAACTCCAGGCATCAGTCTGATGGAACTTCGTTCACGCTGCCGTCGATACCACAAGGAAAATGGTCTCGACATGATTGTGATCGACTACCTGCAGCTGATGACGATGGGCGCCGACCGTCCCGACTCGCGGGAACGTGAGATTTCCGAAATCTCCATGGGGCTCAAGAACCTTGCCAAGGAATTGAAAGTCCCCGTGGTCGCTCTCGCCCAGCTGAACCGCGGTCCCGACCAGCGTCCGGATAAAAGGCCGAAGCTCTCCGATCTTCGTGAATCGGGTTCGATGGAGCAGGATGCGGATATGATCATGTTCATTTACCGGGACGAGTACTATAACCCAGCCTCCGAACTCACCGGCATTGCTGAAATTTTGATCGCCAAAAACCGCCACGGTGCAACGAAAACGATCAAGCTCGCCTATCAGCCGAATTACGTGTCGTTCCAGAATTTGTTCCAGGAAGGTTCGATGACGGACTATGAGGGTTGA
- the rpe gene encoding ribulose-phosphate 3-epimerase — MSNNKILVAPSLLAADPLRFGEDLALAEAAGADMHHVDVMDGHFVPNLTYGLPLVRALKKQCKIPLDVHIMVSNPDTVALDYVEAGADILVFHVEAAVHAHRLIQAIHAKGAKAGIAVNPGTSLSLVEPLVPYVDLINVMSVNPGFGGQSFIPESIERIRAVKKMLEHRRRVDEVYIQVDGGVNAATVDSVVDAGANFLVAGTYFYGAPDRKQALAILRGQA, encoded by the coding sequence ATGTCGAACAATAAGATTCTGGTCGCACCTTCGCTTTTGGCCGCTGATCCTCTGCGTTTCGGTGAAGACCTCGCCCTGGCGGAAGCCGCGGGCGCGGATATGCATCACGTGGACGTCATGGACGGACACTTCGTGCCGAACCTCACCTATGGTTTGCCTTTGGTGCGGGCTCTGAAAAAACAATGCAAGATTCCCCTCGATGTGCACATCATGGTGTCGAATCCTGATACCGTCGCGCTCGATTACGTGGAAGCCGGCGCGGATATCCTGGTCTTTCACGTCGAAGCCGCTGTGCATGCGCACCGCCTGATTCAGGCGATCCATGCGAAAGGCGCCAAGGCCGGGATCGCGGTGAATCCAGGGACTTCACTGTCGCTCGTGGAGCCATTGGTTCCCTATGTGGATCTCATCAACGTGATGTCGGTGAATCCAGGCTTCGGTGGTCAAAGCTTTATTCCCGAAAGTATCGAACGCATCCGGGCGGTGAAGAAGATGCTCGAGCATCGCCGACGTGTGGATGAAGTTTATATCCAGGTCGATGGCGGCGTGAATGCTGCGACCGTCGACAGCGTCGTCGATGCCGGCGCCAACTTCCTGGTGGCTGGAACCTATTTCTACGGTGCCCCCGACCGTAAACAGGCTCTCGCGATTCTGCGAGGCCAGGCATGA